Sequence from the Nymphaea colorata isolate Beijing-Zhang1983 chromosome 9, ASM883128v2, whole genome shotgun sequence genome:
caACAACGCCATTGTCACTGGACGATGGTaggaaaagaaaatactaaTAAACTTATCCCTGTTGCAACATTAGACTTATTGAAGCCCACGAATTTGGTTGTATCTACATATTGTATTTCTAACTTCTTAAAGTTATATATTCATAATATTATTTAATATGCTACACGTTAGGGACCCCGTTTCTTGGGAGcctctgaaaagaaaaaagaaaaaaacctgcAATATCTCTTGTTCACCTCACAGGAAAAGGGGCGCGGGAGATAACGTATTCCAATTCCCTGCACCAACACCAGTCACTCGTTTCGACGTCGTCATGATCTATAAATGcaatgagagagatagagagagagagagagaaggagagagctCCTTTTAATCTTTCTCTCCTCAGCAACACAGAATTCTCCCTCTTTTACACTCCATGGGAGCTGAAATTGTCCAACTTCGTCCTCCCTTTCCCGCGCAACCATCGCCATGCTACCACCCGCCATCGCCACCGCTACCGACCCCGCAGCCACCCAGTTCCGTCCCTATGCAAACTGTAATCGACAATCTCTTTCATCTCTCACTGGCTTCCTCTCACCACTCCCCTCCCCTCCCATCGGAAATGCCCAAAAATCTACGCGTCGAATCGAACCCGTCTGCGTCAGTCCAGCAACAGGATTCTCCTGGTGGCGCTGAGATGAGCTCTCTATCCTTGACAGGTAAATCTATTCTTGAGTCTTTGAGCGAAAAATGTGGTGATGACTTGCATGGTTTTCTGTCTTCTATGGATGAGCTCCGGGAGGATCCATTTGGGGTACTGAAATTCTTGGAAAATTCCGGGGATTGGGGTCTGGCATTGAAAATTTTCGAGTGGCTCATCGATCAGAGCGACACCCATTTGAGCAAAGAGTCGATTGAATTGATGATCAGGATCTTGGGAAAAGAATCCCAACATACTGTTGCTTGCAAGCTGTTTGATAGAGTTCCTTTAGAGGATTATGCATTGGATGCGTATTCGCACACTTCTATGATTCATGCCTATGGTCGAATTGGTAAATTTGAACGTGCCTTTAGTCTCTTTGAATCAATGAAGCAAAATGGCGTTGAGCCCACTCTGGTTACGTACAATGTAGTGCTTGATCTTTATGGTAGAATTGAACGTTCTTGGAATCAAATTTCGTCTCTTCTGAATGAGATGAGAAGCAAAGGTTTGCGCTTCGATGAATTCACTTGCAGTACTGTTGTATCTGCCTGTAGTAGGCAGGGTTTGTGTGAAGAGGCCGTTGAGTTCTTTGAAGGATATAAATTGGAGGGGTATTCTCCCGGTAAGATTGCGTACAATGCATTGCTGAATGCATATGGAAGGGCTGGGAGGTGCTCTGATGCACTGAATGTGCTGAGAGAAATGGAAGGCAACGACTGCCCTCCAGACGTGGTGACATACAATGAGCTAATTCTGGCATATGCAAGAGCGGGACTTTATGATGAAGGTTTTTCCATGATTGACACCATGATGAGCAAGGGAATTCTGCCTAATGTTATAACATATACAACTCTTATAAGTGCATATGGTAAGGCTGGTAAAGAAGACAAGGCCTTGGAACTCTTTACTCAGATGAAAGAATCAGGGTGCCTGCCCAATGTCTACACGTACAACACAATACTTGGAATGCTTGGAAAGAAGTCC
This genomic interval carries:
- the LOC116261047 gene encoding pentatricopeptide repeat-containing protein At2g18940, chloroplastic, with translation MGAEIVQLRPPFPAQPSPCYHPPSPPLPTPQPPSSVPMQTVIDNLFHLSLASSHHSPPLPSEMPKNLRVESNPSASVQQQDSPGGAEMSSLSLTGKSILESLSEKCGDDLHGFLSSMDELREDPFGVLKFLENSGDWGLALKIFEWLIDQSDTHLSKESIELMIRILGKESQHTVACKLFDRVPLEDYALDAYSHTSMIHAYGRIGKFERAFSLFESMKQNGVEPTLVTYNVVLDLYGRIERSWNQISSLLNEMRSKGLRFDEFTCSTVVSACSRQGLCEEAVEFFEGYKLEGYSPGKIAYNALLNAYGRAGRCSDALNVLREMEGNDCPPDVVTYNELILAYARAGLYDEGFSMIDTMMSKGILPNVITYTTLISAYGKAGKEDKALELFTQMKESGCLPNVYTYNTILGMLGKKSRLKEMMEIFFEMKTRGCTPNRVTWNTMLAMCGSKVRHNYVKQVLEEMKVCGFDPDRSTFNTLISAYGRCGMGADAYKMYNEMIRAGFTPNLSTCNSLLNVLARKGDWKTAESVMADLKLKGFKPNETSFSLMLQAYARGQNIEGIQAIERELYNGKTFPSWVLLRTLILVNFKCKRLNGMEKAFGELRRKGYNPDLVIFNSMISVYARNKMFDRAHDMLNLIRESGLEPDLMTYNSLMDMYARTGECWKAEETLRGLKKKNSQCKPDLVSYNTVIKAFSKQGLMQEARSMLSEMTNVGISPCIVTYNTFVSGYLRLGMFTEATNVIEFMIKENCRPDELTYNMVVDHYCKSNKYGEAIEFISKIRKMDHTIDDELWRKLSMRIHEKARA